Proteins encoded together in one Lathamus discolor isolate bLatDis1 chromosome 3, bLatDis1.hap1, whole genome shotgun sequence window:
- the CAMK2N2 gene encoding calcium/calmodulin-dependent protein kinase II inhibitor 2 isoform X1 — translation MSQVLPYGEDKVGRYGAEPEAGELPFSCRLQDTNAFFGGNQGKRPPKLGQIGRAKREASRGSDVHEELAIFFNNLRVAFMETATQKRKPTPHHREKNPKPKAKPRKKHEKKQKKKKKKKILVS, via the exons ATGTCGCAGGTGCTGCCCTACGGCGAGGACAAGGTGGGCCGCTACGGCGCCGAGCCCGAGGCGGGGGAGCTGCCCTTCAGCTGCCGCCTGCAGGACACCAACGCCTTCTTCGGGGGCAACCAGGGCAAGCGGCCCCCCAAGCTGGGACAGATCGGCCGCGCCAAGAGAG aggCTTCTCGGGGGTCAGATGTGCATGAGGAACTCGCCATCTTTTTCAATAACCTGCGAGTGGCATTTATGGAGACTGCGACGCAAAAAAGAAAACCGACCCCACACCACCgcgaaaaaaatcccaaaccaaaagcaaaaccaaggaaaaaacacgaaaaaaagcaaaaaaaaaaaaaaaaaaaaaagatacttgtGTCATGA
- the CAMK2N2 gene encoding calcium/calmodulin-dependent protein kinase II inhibitor 2 isoform X2: MSQVLPYGEDKVGRYGAEPEAGELPFSCRLQDTNAFFGGNQGKRPPKLGQIGRAKRVVIEDDRIDEVLKGMTEKSPPGV, translated from the exons ATGTCGCAGGTGCTGCCCTACGGCGAGGACAAGGTGGGCCGCTACGGCGCCGAGCCCGAGGCGGGGGAGCTGCCCTTCAGCTGCCGCCTGCAGGACACCAACGCCTTCTTCGGGGGCAACCAGGGCAAGCGGCCCCCCAAGCTGGGACAGATCGGCCGCGCCAAGAGAG TGGTGATCGAGGATGACCGGATAGACGAGGTGCTCAAGGGCATGACGGAGAAGTCGCCGCCGGGGGTGTAA
- the LOC136011895 gene encoding mitochondrial ubiquitin ligase activator of nfkb 1-A-like — protein MDAPLVTPGELLCLGSSLAFSGLFYYLYRKKTRVVARIQEAPKLQVDDDLPALVSAADGRCLPYVALEGIVLPAKAALTSHYHEKLQGVIQKLLLKEHRLVWNSLARSWSESERVLSEQVYTVPFLLASPDAEAVTQVSVESPLRAICLPLEVVYERFQQPAHGFRDLLGQYLSGEKPKGILETEELLRVGAGLTGIGELALHPDGSLHLQPPSQGGDYFLCLGDWQTVLEELESASGLWKGAAVLCAVVGLAVLLHALCRAFRRARLRQQREDKELDSEEAGDGGLEDSCVICLSRPRECVLLGCGHICCCFRCFQALPARLCPICRGPIDRVVPLYQA, from the exons ATGGACGCGCCACTCGTTACGCCCGGGGAGCTGCTATGTCTGGGCTCCAGCCTCGCCTTCTCCGGCCTCTTCTACTACCTctacaggaagaaaaccagagtcGTGGCACGCATACAG GAGGCTCCAAAGCTCCAGGTTGATGATGATTTACCAGCATTAGTGTCTGCGGCTGATGGGAGGTGCCTGCCTTATGTTGCTCTGGAAG GCATAGTGCTGCCAGCCAAGGCTGCACTGACAAGCCATTACCATGAGAAGCTGCAGGGTGTGATACAGAAGCTGCTTCTGAAAGAGCATCGGCTGGTCTGGAACAGCTTGGCCCGGAGCTG GAGCGAGAGTGAGCGGGTGCTCTCAGAGCAGGTTTACACTGTCCCCTTCTTGCTGGCCTCGCCGGACGCTGAGGCGGTGACACAGGTGAGCGTGGAGAGCCCGCTCCGAGCCATCTGCCTGCCACTGGAGGTGGTGTACGAGAGGTTCCAGCAGCCGGCCCACGGCTTCCGTGACCTGCTGGGGCAGTACTTGAGTGGGGAGAAGCCCAAGGGCatcctggagacagaggaactGCTGCGTGTGGGAGCTGGGCTGACGGGCATCGGGGAGCTGGCTCTGCACCCCGACGGCTCCCTGCACCTCCAGCCACCATCCCAGGGGGGCGACTATTTCCTGTGCCTGGGGGACTGGCAGAcggtgctggaggagctggagtcTGCCAGCGGGCTCTGGAAGGGGGCGGCCGTGCTGTGTGCCGTGGTGGGCCTGGCCGTCCTGCTGCACGCCCTGTGCCGTGCCTTCCGCCGTGCCCGCCTCAGGCAGCAGCGCGAGGACAAGGAGCTGGACAGCGAGGAGGCCGGGGACGGGGGGCTCGAGGACTCCTGTGTCATCTGCCTGTCGCGACCCCGCGAGTGCGTCCTATTGGGCTGTGGccacatctgctgctgcttccgCTGCTTCCAGGCCTTGCCTGCCCGCCTCTGCCCCATCTGCCGGGGGCCCATTGACCGCGTGGTGCCCCTCTACCAGGCCTGA
- the ECE2 gene encoding endothelin-converting enzyme 2 isoform X2: MARMNVALQELGHAMPDYKRATLQEDDGSEPAGDGSASPDSMEVGFRKGPGPLLSRLASRSQLELVLCVIAIFLALMLGIVVVALAIQYRRDPSHSTCLTDACVRVASKILEALDVETDPCQDFYQYSCGGWIKRNPLPNGRSKWSTFNSIWDQNQAIMKHLLENTTFNSSSEAERKTQRYYLSCLKEQRIEELGSQPLVELIDKIGGWNITGSWNQTGFMEVLKMVSGTYRATPFFTVYVGPDSKSSNSNVIQVDQSGLFLPSRDYYLNKTANERVLAAYLDYMVELGTLLGGVPEPTRLQMQQVLDFETQLANITVPQAERRDDEKIYHKMSIAELQVLAPTIDWLDYLSYALAPLELANTEPVVVYGDTYLQQVSDLINSTDRSILNNYLIWNLVQKTASSLDQRFETAQERLLETLYGTRKAEEMISEIRAAFEGSLDHLDWMDEATRQAAKEKADAIYDMIGFPDFILDNKELDDVYDGYEVSEDSFFQNMLNFYNFSAKVMADQLRKPPNRDQWSMTPQTVNAYYLPTKNGIVFPAGILQAPFYARNHPKALNFGGIGVVMGHELTHAFDDQGREYDKEGNLRPWWQNSSLEAFKNRTACITEQYSRYTVHREKVNGRQTLGENIADNGGLKAAYNAYKSWLQKNGEEKRLPALELTNHQLFFVGFAQVWCSVRTPESSHEGLVTDPHSPDKYRVIGTLSNSRDFVEHFGCPLGSPMNPGKHCEVW; this comes from the exons ATGGCCAGGATGAACGTGGCCCTCCAGGAGCTCGGACACGCT ATGCCCGACTACAAGCGTGCCACACTGCAGGAAGACGATGGGTCGGAGCCAGCGGGGGATGGCAGCGCCTCTCCCGACAGCATGGAG GTGGGGTTTCGGAAGGGTCCGGGGCCGCTGCTGAGCCGCCTGGCTTCTCGCAGCCAGCTGGAGCTGGTGCTCTGCGTCATCGCCATCTTCCTGGCCCTGATGCTTGGCATCGTTGTCGTCGCCCTGGCCATCCAGTACCGCAGAG ATCCCTCTCACAGCACGTGCCTGACGGATGCCTGCGTGCGGGTGGCCAGCAAGATCCTGGAGGCCCTGGATGTGGAGACAGATCCATGCCAGGACTTCTACCAGTACTCGTGCGGGGGCTGGATCAAGAGGAACCCGCTGCCCAATGGGCGCTCCAAGTGGAGCACCTTCAATAGCATCTGGGACCAGAACCAGGCCATCATGAAGCATCTCCTAG AGAACACCACCTTCAACTCCAGCAGCGAGGCGGAGCGGAAGACGCAGCGGTACTACCTGTCCTGCCTCAAGGAGCAGAGGATAGAGGAGCTGGGCTCCCAGCCCCTCGTAGAGCTCATCGATAAG ATCGGGGGGTGGAACATCACTGGCTCCTGGAACCAGACCGGCTTCATGGAGGTACTCAAGATGGTGTCAGGCACGTACCGGGCAACCCCCTTCTTCACGGTGTACGTGGGTCCGGACTCCAAGAGTTCCAACAGCAACGTCATCCAG GTGGACCAGTCGGGGCTTTTCCTCCCATCCCGGGATTACTACCTGAACAAGACCGCCAACGAGAGG GTCCTGGCAGCATACCTGGACTACATGGTGGAGCTGGGCACACTGCTGGGGGGGGTCCCGGAGCCCACCCGCCTCCAGATGCAGCAGGTGCTGGACTTTGAAACCCAGCTggccaacatcactgtgccccaGGCTGAGCGGCGGGATGACGAGAAGATCTACCACAAGATGAGcattgcagagctgcag GTCCTAGCCCCCACCATCGACTGGCTGGATTACTTGTCCTACGCTCTGGCCCCGCTGGAGCTGGCGAACACAGAGCCTGTGGTGGTGTATGGGGACACCTACCTGCAGCAGGTCTCCGACCTCATCAATAGCACTGACAGGAG CATCCTAAACAACTACCTGATCTGGAACCTGGTGCAGAAGACGGCCTCCAGCCTGGACCAGCGCTTTGAGACAGCCCAGGAGAGGCTGCTGGAGACGCTCTATGGCACCAGGAAG GCTGAGGAAATGATCAGCGAGATCCGGGCAGCCTTTGAGGGGTCCCTGGACCACCTGGACTGGATGGATGAGGCAACCAGACAGGCTGCAAAGGAAAAG GCGGATGCCATCTATGACATGATAGGCTTCCCTGACTTCATCCTGGACAACAAGGAGCTGGATGATGTCTATGATGGG tACGAGGTCTCGGAGGACTCCTTCTTCCAGAACATGCTCAACTTCTACAACTTCTCTGCCAAAGTGATGGCCGACCAGCTCCGGAAACCCCCCAACCGCGACCA GTGGAGCATGACCCCACAGACCGTCAATGCCTACTACCTGCCCACCAAGAACGGGATCGTCTTCCCTGCTGGCATCCTGCAGGCTCCCTTCTACGCCCGCAACCACCCCAA AGCCCTTAATTTTGGTGGCATCGGTGTGGTGATGGGACACGAGCTGACCCATGCTTTCGATGACCAAG GACGGGAGTACGACAAGGAGGGCAACCTGCGGCCGTGGTGGCAGAACTCCTCCCTGGAGGCCTTCAAGAACCGGACGGCGTGCATAACGGAGCAGTACAGTCGCTACACCGTCCACCGCGAGAAGGTCAATGGCCGGCAGACGCTGGGAGAGAACATAGCTGACAACGGCGGGCTCAAGGCAGCCTACAAT GCGTACAAATCCTGGCTGCAGAAGAACGGGGAGGAGAAGCGCCTGCCAGCGCTGGAGCTCACCAACCACCAGCTCTTCTTCGTGGGCTTCGCGCAG GTGTGGTGCTCCGTCCGAACACCCGAGAGCTCCCACGAAGGGCTGGTGACCGACCCCCACAGCCCTGACAAGTACCGCGTCATCGGCACCCTCAGCAACTCCAGGGACTTTGTCGAACATTTCGGCTGCCCCCTGGGCTCCCCCATGAACCCCGGCAAGCACTGCGAGGTGTGGTAG
- the ECE2 gene encoding endothelin-converting enzyme 2 isoform X1, whose protein sequence is MARMNVALQELGHAMPDYKRATLQEDDGSEPAGDGSASPDSMEVGFRKGPGPLLSRLASRSQLELVLCVIAIFLALMLGIVVVALAIQYRRDPSHSTCLTDACVRVASKILEALDVETDPCQDFYQYSCGGWIKRNPLPNGRSKWSTFNSIWDQNQAIMKHLLENTTFNSSSEAERKTQRYYLSCLKEQRIEELGSQPLVELIDKIGGWNITGSWNQTGFMEVLKMVSGTYRATPFFTVYVGPDSKSSNSNVIQVDQSGLFLPSRDYYLNKTANERVLAAYLDYMVELGTLLGGVPEPTRLQMQQVLDFETQLANITVPQAERRDDEKIYHKMSIAELQVLAPTIDWLDYLSYALAPLELANTEPVVVYGDTYLQQVSDLINSTDRSILNNYLIWNLVQKTASSLDQRFETAQERLLETLYGTRKSCTPRWQTCISNTDDTLGFALGSLFVKATFDRDSKAIAEEMISEIRAAFEGSLDHLDWMDEATRQAAKEKADAIYDMIGFPDFILDNKELDDVYDGYEVSEDSFFQNMLNFYNFSAKVMADQLRKPPNRDQWSMTPQTVNAYYLPTKNGIVFPAGILQAPFYARNHPKALNFGGIGVVMGHELTHAFDDQGREYDKEGNLRPWWQNSSLEAFKNRTACITEQYSRYTVHREKVNGRQTLGENIADNGGLKAAYNAYKSWLQKNGEEKRLPALELTNHQLFFVGFAQVWCSVRTPESSHEGLVTDPHSPDKYRVIGTLSNSRDFVEHFGCPLGSPMNPGKHCEVW, encoded by the exons ATGGCCAGGATGAACGTGGCCCTCCAGGAGCTCGGACACGCT ATGCCCGACTACAAGCGTGCCACACTGCAGGAAGACGATGGGTCGGAGCCAGCGGGGGATGGCAGCGCCTCTCCCGACAGCATGGAG GTGGGGTTTCGGAAGGGTCCGGGGCCGCTGCTGAGCCGCCTGGCTTCTCGCAGCCAGCTGGAGCTGGTGCTCTGCGTCATCGCCATCTTCCTGGCCCTGATGCTTGGCATCGTTGTCGTCGCCCTGGCCATCCAGTACCGCAGAG ATCCCTCTCACAGCACGTGCCTGACGGATGCCTGCGTGCGGGTGGCCAGCAAGATCCTGGAGGCCCTGGATGTGGAGACAGATCCATGCCAGGACTTCTACCAGTACTCGTGCGGGGGCTGGATCAAGAGGAACCCGCTGCCCAATGGGCGCTCCAAGTGGAGCACCTTCAATAGCATCTGGGACCAGAACCAGGCCATCATGAAGCATCTCCTAG AGAACACCACCTTCAACTCCAGCAGCGAGGCGGAGCGGAAGACGCAGCGGTACTACCTGTCCTGCCTCAAGGAGCAGAGGATAGAGGAGCTGGGCTCCCAGCCCCTCGTAGAGCTCATCGATAAG ATCGGGGGGTGGAACATCACTGGCTCCTGGAACCAGACCGGCTTCATGGAGGTACTCAAGATGGTGTCAGGCACGTACCGGGCAACCCCCTTCTTCACGGTGTACGTGGGTCCGGACTCCAAGAGTTCCAACAGCAACGTCATCCAG GTGGACCAGTCGGGGCTTTTCCTCCCATCCCGGGATTACTACCTGAACAAGACCGCCAACGAGAGG GTCCTGGCAGCATACCTGGACTACATGGTGGAGCTGGGCACACTGCTGGGGGGGGTCCCGGAGCCCACCCGCCTCCAGATGCAGCAGGTGCTGGACTTTGAAACCCAGCTggccaacatcactgtgccccaGGCTGAGCGGCGGGATGACGAGAAGATCTACCACAAGATGAGcattgcagagctgcag GTCCTAGCCCCCACCATCGACTGGCTGGATTACTTGTCCTACGCTCTGGCCCCGCTGGAGCTGGCGAACACAGAGCCTGTGGTGGTGTATGGGGACACCTACCTGCAGCAGGTCTCCGACCTCATCAATAGCACTGACAGGAG CATCCTAAACAACTACCTGATCTGGAACCTGGTGCAGAAGACGGCCTCCAGCCTGGACCAGCGCTTTGAGACAGCCCAGGAGAGGCTGCTGGAGACGCTCTATGGCACCAGGAAG TCCTGCACACCTCGCTGGCAAACCTGCATCTCCAACACAGACGACACACTGGGCTTTGCCCTGGGCTCTCTCTTTGTCAAAGCTACCTTCGACCGGGACAGCAAAGCTATT GCTGAGGAAATGATCAGCGAGATCCGGGCAGCCTTTGAGGGGTCCCTGGACCACCTGGACTGGATGGATGAGGCAACCAGACAGGCTGCAAAGGAAAAG GCGGATGCCATCTATGACATGATAGGCTTCCCTGACTTCATCCTGGACAACAAGGAGCTGGATGATGTCTATGATGGG tACGAGGTCTCGGAGGACTCCTTCTTCCAGAACATGCTCAACTTCTACAACTTCTCTGCCAAAGTGATGGCCGACCAGCTCCGGAAACCCCCCAACCGCGACCA GTGGAGCATGACCCCACAGACCGTCAATGCCTACTACCTGCCCACCAAGAACGGGATCGTCTTCCCTGCTGGCATCCTGCAGGCTCCCTTCTACGCCCGCAACCACCCCAA AGCCCTTAATTTTGGTGGCATCGGTGTGGTGATGGGACACGAGCTGACCCATGCTTTCGATGACCAAG GACGGGAGTACGACAAGGAGGGCAACCTGCGGCCGTGGTGGCAGAACTCCTCCCTGGAGGCCTTCAAGAACCGGACGGCGTGCATAACGGAGCAGTACAGTCGCTACACCGTCCACCGCGAGAAGGTCAATGGCCGGCAGACGCTGGGAGAGAACATAGCTGACAACGGCGGGCTCAAGGCAGCCTACAAT GCGTACAAATCCTGGCTGCAGAAGAACGGGGAGGAGAAGCGCCTGCCAGCGCTGGAGCTCACCAACCACCAGCTCTTCTTCGTGGGCTTCGCGCAG GTGTGGTGCTCCGTCCGAACACCCGAGAGCTCCCACGAAGGGCTGGTGACCGACCCCCACAGCCCTGACAAGTACCGCGTCATCGGCACCCTCAGCAACTCCAGGGACTTTGTCGAACATTTCGGCTGCCCCCTGGGCTCCCCCATGAACCCCGGCAAGCACTGCGAGGTGTGGTAG
- the PSMD2 gene encoding 26S proteasome non-ATPase regulatory subunit 2: protein MDAGGGGGQSRVQGGPGSGGDEKPTPPWGRDRREQPAGPEKEQELSEEDKQLQDELEMLVERLGEKDTSLYRPALEELRRQIRSSTTSMTSVPKPLKFLRPHYGKLKEIYENMAPGENKRFAADIISVLAMTMSGERECLKYRLVGSQEELASWGHEYVRHLAGEVAKEWQEIDEADKAQRDTLLTLVKEIVPYNMAHNAEHEACDLLMEIEQMDMLEKYIDDNAYSKVCLYLTSCVSYVPEPENSALLRCALGIFRKFSRYPEALRLALMLNDVELVEDIFTSCKDVVVQKQMAFMLGRHGVFLELNEDVEEYEDLTEIMSNVQLNSNFLALARELDIMEPKVPDDIYKTHLENNRFGGSGSQVDSARMNLASSFVNGFVNAAFGQDKLLTDDGNKWLYKNKDHGMLSAAASLGTILLWDVDGGLTQIDKYLYSSEDYIKSGALLACGIVNSGVRNECDPALALLSDYVLHNSNTMRIGAIFGLGLAYAGSNREDVLTLLLPVMGDSKSSMEVAGVTALACGMISVGSCNGDVTSTILQTIMEKSETELKDTYARWLPLGLGLNHLGKGEAIEAILAALEVVSEPFRSFANTLVDICAYAGSGNVLKVQQLLHICSEHFDSKEKEEDKDKKDKKEKEKKESSADMGAHQGVAVLGIALIAMGEEIGAEMALRTFGHLLRYGEPTLRRAVPLALALISVSNPRLNILDTLSKFSHDADPEVSYNSIFAMGMVGSGTNNARLAAMLRQLAQYHAKDPNNLFMVRLAQGLTHLGKGTLTLCPYHSDRQLMSQVAVAGLLTVLVSFLDVRNIILGKSHYVLYGLVAAMQPRMLVTFDEELRPLPVSVRVGQAVDVVGQAGKPKTITGFQTHTTPVLLAHGERAELATEEHVPVTPILEGFVILRKNPNYDV, encoded by the exons ATGGacgcgggaggcggcggcgggcagAGCCGGGTGCAGGGCGGCCCCGGGTCGGGCGGCGACGAGAAGCCCACGCCGCCATGGGGCCGGGACCGCCGGGAGCAGCCCGCCGGGCCCgagaaggagcaggagctg TCCGAGGAGGACAAGCAGCTGCAGGATGagctggagatgctggtggaACGCCTTGGG GAGAAAGATACATCCCTCTACCGCCCAGCCCTGGAGGAGCTGCGGAGGCAAATCCGCTCTTCCACTACCTCCATGACCTCTGTTCCTAAACCGCTCAAGTTCCTACGCCCCCATTATGGCAAGCTGAAGGAGATCTATGAGAACATGGCTCCAGGAGAGAACAAG CGCTTTGCAGCAGACATCATTTCTGTTCTGGCCATGACCATGAGCGGGGAGCGTGAGTGTCTGAAGTACCGGCTGGTGGGCTCCCAGGAGGAGCTGGCATCTTGGGGGCATGAATATGTCAG GCACCTGGCAGGGGAGGTGGCCAAAGAGTGGCAGGAGATCGATGAGGCTGACAAGGCTCAGAGGGACACGCTCCTCACCCTTGTCAAGGAGATCGTTCCCTACAACATGGCCCACAATGCAGAGCATGAGGCCTGTGACCTGCTCATGGAGATTGAGCAGATGGACATGCTGGAGAAGTACATTGATGACAATGCCTACTCCAAAGTGTGCCTCTACCTGACCAG CTGTGTAAGCTACGTCCCAGAGCCCGAGAACTCGGCTCTCCTGCGCTGTGCTCTGGGCATCTTCCGCAAGTTCAGCCGCTACCCTGAAGCCCTGCGCCTGGCTCTGATGCTCAATGACGTGGAGCTGGTGGAGGACATCTTCACCTCCTGCAAAGATGT AGTTGTGCAGAAGCAGATGGCCTTTATGCTGGGCCGCCATGGGGTCTTCCTGGAGCTGAATGAGGATGTGGAGGAGTATGAGGACCTGACTGAGATAATGTCCAATGTCCAGCTCAACAGCAACTTCCTGGCCTTGGCCAGAGAG CTGGACATCATGGAGCCCAAAGTGCCGGACGATATTTACAAAACCCACCTGGAAAATAACC GGTTTGGGGGGAGCGGTTCCCAAGTGGACTCAGCCCGGATGAATTTGGCTTCCTCCTTTGTGAACGGCTTTGTGAATGCTGCATTTGGGCAGGACAAGCTGCTGACGGATGATGGCAATAAGTGGTTGTACAAGAACAAGGACCATG GGATGCTGAGCGCTGCAGCCTCTCTGGGTACGATACTGCTGTGGGACGTGGATGGGGGACTCACACAGATCGACAAGTACCTGTACTCCTCGGAGGATTACATCAAG TCAGGAGCCCTTCTGGCCTGTGGCATCGTCAACTCAGGGGTGAGGAATGAGTGTGATCCTGCCCTGGCCCTCCTGTCCGACTACGTCCTCCACAACAGCAACACCATGAGGATTGGAGCCATTTTTGG GCTGGGCCTGGCGTATGCAGGCTCCAACCGTGAGGATGTTCTGACTTTGCTGCTACCTGTGATGGGAGACTCAAAGTCCAGCATGGAG GTGGCTGGCGTGACTGCCCTGGCCTGCGGGATGATATCAGTGGGCTCCTGCAATGGGGATGTCACCTCAACCATCCTCCAGACCATCATGGAGAAATCGGAGACAGAGCTGAAGGACACGTATGCGCGGTGGCTGCCGCTTGGCCTGGGCTTGAACCATTTGG ggaagggagaggcGATCGAGGCCATCTTGGCAGCACTGGAGGTTGTGTCGGAGCCATTCCGCAGCTTTGCCAACACGCTGGTGGACATCTGTGCCTATGCAG GCTCGGGGAATGTCCTGAAGGTCCAACAGCTCCTGCACATCTGCAGTGAGCACTTTGACTccaaggagaaagaggaggacaAGGAcaaaaaggacaagaaagagaaggaaaagaaagagagctCAGCTGACATGGGGGCTCACCAG GGTGTAGCAGTGTTGGGGATCGCGCTCATTGCCATGGGTGAGGAGATCGGTGCTGAGATGGCCCTGCGCACGTTTGGTCACTTG CTGCGGTATGGGGAGCCCACCCTCCGCCGTGCTGTGCCCCTGGCCCTGGCTCTGATCTCTGTCTCCAACCCACGGCTCAACATCCTTgacaccctcagcaagttctcCCACGATGCTGACCCTGAGGTCTCATACAACTCCATCTTTGCCATGGGCATGGTTGGCAGCG GTACCAACAATGCCCGGCTGGCAGCGATGCTGCGACAGCTCGCCCAGTACCATGCCAAGGACCCCAACAATCTCTTCATGGTGCGGTTAGCCCAG GGCCTGACCCACCTGGGCAAGGGGACGCTCACCCTGTGCCCGTACCACAGCGATCGCCAGCTCATGAGCCAAGTGGCTGTGGCTGGGCTGCTGACCGTCCTTGTGTCCTTCCTGGATGTGCGCAACA TTATCCTGGGCAAGTCCCACTATGTTCTGTATGGCCTTGTTGCTGCTATGCAGCCTCGCATGCTGGTCACCTTCGACGAGGAGCTACGACCTCTACCCGTGTCAGTTCGGGTAGGACAG GCTGTGGATGTGGTGGGCCAGGCGGGAAAGCCCAAAACTATCACCGGCTTCCAGACTCACACAACGCCAGTGCTTCTGGCACATGGGGAGCGGGCCGAGCTGGCCACAGAGGAGCACGTGCCCGTGACGCCTATCCTGGAGGGATTTGTTATCCTACGCAAGAATCCCAACTATGATGTTtga